From the genome of Nicotiana sylvestris chromosome 1, ASM39365v2, whole genome shotgun sequence:
gagaTTACCAATGCATCATTATGCGGGGTTAGCACGCCATCTGCATTTGCATCATCAAATATAACTTTCTTCTTCCAAAACCTGTCGAACTCGCTTTCCGCGTGTGACTGTAATTTTTGAAACTTTCTTTGTTGCCGTATACATTACGCCATTAATctcttctcccccgcttatgacattaaCCGTCCTTTTTGGTGAAGTGGGTTTAGGGGGCTCCTTCCTATTCTTCATATATGTTTGcttccccttttcactaaataaTTCGGTTAGATATCCTTGCTTTAATAAATTTTCAACTTTGCCTTGCAGCAATCTACAATCCACCATTTTGTGACCGTGATTGCTGTGAAACTCGCACCAAAAATCAGGATTTCGCCTATTCAGATTTGATCTTATTTcctttggccatcgtaccttgtCTCCCATGCTCCTTAAAATAGCCACCAACTCGGAAGTGCTAACATTAAAACTGTAATCGCCGATCTTTACCTTCGagcttctatcatcatctcgcggCTCTCGCGTGTTGCGTTCTTTTCCGAACCTTGATGATGAACCTGACTCCCTATCTCGTGATCTATGATCGTACCTCTGGTTTTCTTGTTTTGAACGAGAGTCTCTTCTTGATGGTCCCTTGtaaggctcgtacctatttttaccggaccttttttcagCTTCAGCTCGTCTTGTACTTACCCTTTCATCTTTTCGAGACTGAGTGATGGTATCCTCTTCTATCCGCAGTTTAGTGTTGTatctgttataaacatcatttcAAGTTGTTGCTGAAAATTCTTGTAGACATTCCTTAagtcttctcgtggcttctgAACTTTTCTCATTTAGATTACTAGCAAATGCCatagctgcccagttatcaggtacacgtggCAACATCTTCCtctcacgctggaatctatctaCGAATTCCCTGAACAGctccttattttattttgaaaatatcccccattattttttcaactttttgagcttttgagtgtgttttgataaatgaatctacaagctcagcaaaagaatctatagaatttttgggtaaaagagaGTACCATGTTAATGGTCCCTTAGTGAGTGTTTGGCCGAGttttttgaccaatactgatttaATTTCTTGCTTGGTCAAGTCATTGCCCTTTACACCAGTTGTGAATGCAGTTACTGAtctcgtggatcagttgttccatcatatttcgGAATATCAAACATCTTGAATTTCTTCGGAATTGGTAGAggagcaacacttggcttccaaggttgttgtgagtatctGTCCATATCTATTCCCTTGATTACAGGTGGCACTCCAGatatttgctctatgcggtctCTCTACTCCTTGAGCGATTTCTGCAAAGttaatactaaattttgtaaatcagaattaactggGTTACCTGGTTCTCCATCACAAGATTCGTTAGGAGTTCCGCCACTGCCTGAATTAACGAGTCCTGAGCGAGGATTTTCTAGGGTGTTGTTGCTTGGAGTTATTGTTGGCGGTACAACTGGCAACTGgctggtaaaagcctaaagagcATTGCTGACATGTTGAGGGATTAATTTCTTTAGAGCTTCATCGATAGCTTGATCATTTGAAAGTCTATCGTTTTCATTCGATTCAGATTTGTCAGGAGACCCCTCTCGTGATTGTCGCTGAGAATGTTGTAGCGAAGGAGGGGGAGTTCTGTCACCTTGTTGGTTCAGCTGTTGTGGATCTCCTTGGAGTGGTGAATTTtattggttattgtcgttggcaTTCAACATGATTGTTTTTGATAAAGAATCAATTTGGAAAGcagaagattatcagattcccggtaacaaaaccaatttgtttaaccggGAAATAGGAATTTTGGTCAATGCTTactttttagaagaactcgggttactgataatcaaatattGAATAAATAAGAAGAATTGAATTAGACAATAACTGAATAAGTAaaagaaagcaaagtaaatcagtgtATTCCAATAATATTCTGTATCCTTACAAATATTATTTGTCTCTTTTTATAACTATTTCTAAGTAATACGTTTCTTTCCTATCATAACAGAGCCATTATGAGCATTTAATGGcattaatgtaacgttataattggcaatcgtaactgTTTCGTGAAGATTCTGTAGTTTTCCATTATTGATGCTTATTAATCACGAATAATACGTATTTGTACTTTTTGCTATCCAGGTTCACTCCTCCGATGTctcttcaaattatcaagagGTCCGAATAACCGTTCCTTCTTGTTTTCTATAATCTTTACCCACGCCTGTTAAGGTTCGTGCCTCTTCGACTATTCTTTGCCACCTGTCATTCTGTTATTGATCCACGTATCTTGACGTGTCCGtacttaattaattccaaatgttaacttgatttttcccaatacaggaGTATTCAAATAAGAAAGATATAAGTTTGTGTATCGAATTGACAAACGAGTATAAGTTTAACCGATCACGAGGCCATTTTGCCTTTGTAATATTTCACAACGCAATGCAAATGTGCTCTACACCCTTTTTTTCTGTGGGATTTTCCCCTTGTTTGGGTATTTGATATTTGATTGAAACGTTCTCACTTTCATTCTAGATTACACGTGGAAAGGAAATAAATTCAATCCTTTTTGTATGCATAATACTCCCTTTGTTTCATAGAAATTGACCAATTTACTTTTGGCACGcctattaagaaaatactaaattctatataaaaatatctagtatgactaaactacccttaattaaatatttaatgtgaggagtaaggaagctttttagggatatgtacataaaggtaattttgtaaaaacaaattgcattctttcttgattatataaatgaacacttattttggaccaaaataaaaaagtaaattggtcacttattgtggaagTGAATTTTAGCGTCATCTAATGTACATTTATGCCCTCCAAAGATGATCATACTTGTAAAAACTGTTCATAATTATGAATTAGGCATCAAGAATACTATCTTCTCAAAATAATATTTACTATCTTAAAGATAAAATTACGATGAAAAAGGCAAAAGGTAAAAGGCAAAAGGGAAAAAATTCTACATGGAAATCCTAGTTCTTAATGATATTTATAGCAAAACACAATTTCAAATCAATTCGGAAGTGCCAGAGATCAACTGTATCTCCCTTTTGAAGATTGTTAGCTTCCACAAGATTGTTCCATCCTTTGTTAAGCACAAATCTCTTCAAGCTTTGCCATCTGGTGAACTTCATCTTATGAAAGTTACCGTCTTGATCCATTACTTTGACCTCAAAACTTTTATTTTTATCATCGTTCTCTAACTTGATTCTCTCCTCTTCACTCAAGTTCTTGAGTAGTTCTTTGTCGAATGTACCCGGAATTAAGAGCCTGCTCAAATCAGGGTTGATGTCTGAATCCTCTGCCTTCTTCCTTCCGATGTAAACCAGTCGACTCCCTCCGGCAAGTCGAATAGCCTGACACATATTTGTTGGAGGCAAATTCTCTTGTAATGCCGCTTCTTGTTCTTGTTCTTGTTCATGTTTAACGTTGCATGGGTAAATGCGTGTTCCAAATAGCTTTATGGTCTTCGGCTTCTCCTCCACTTCAATTTCTTTCCCAAAGAGTTTTATTCGAGTCATGGCTCAATTGATGTTGTTGGAAGTGTAAACTTTGCATGTTATATATAGAGGGGGTTAGCTTGCATCCTAGCGTTATGTTTTTTCCTATTTGATCTGGATTCGGAAAAGTTGTTTTGTGTGTCTACCGTTAGCAACAATCCCATGCATATAAGAATTAGGAAAGATATATTACCGCGTCCAAAAATTCCTAGTTAAAGAAAACAGAAgaaattttccagaaaataatacATATATTGGATTAAAATTACACAAGTGCCTATAAAGTTCCCAAAACATGGGCTTCAGGCCTAGTGACGCAAGCACCAGAGTAAtgggggagaaattcaaaattagcatgatttgcaacTGCTATAAAAATTagccatttttttaaaattattcgTAATTTAGCCACTTTTTTACGTGGTAATAatatttggacaaaaataccttaagttaaaattcgaaaaaaaattcagcataatatattggattTTGAACTTTTTACATAGGTAATTTCAGCATAATGTATTGTAGTTCAAAATATCCTGTATGTGAATTTCACCGCAATTCGCTGGAGTTTGAATTCTTTCAAGTTacactccagcataatatgttgaaaTTCGTATACAAGGTGTCTTTGAAGTTTGCAAGAGTTTtataatccagcatattatgttgaatTTTTTTCGTATTTGGTAAGGGTGTTTTTGTCTAGATTTTATCTCCGCATAAGATAGTGGACGCtagctattttttaattaccagtcGAAAATTGGCTAGCCCATGCTATTTTGACGAGTAATGAGAACCTAACAGGCCGAGACATACAAgggttattattatttttagcccgcagcagaaactatttacatctgggttgccgaaaaagtatataaaatttgtataattttgtatataacgtacagtatatatatatatacacatacatacatacaaaaaatatacaaattttatacattttccgGCTATTATTCTTACAGCGGCTATAGAGGGGTATTGTCACTTTTAGCCCGCACTAGAAATTATTTACATCtggtagccgaaaaagtgtataaaatttgtaattttttttgtatataatatacataatgtatatatacaaatttCATATATTTTGGGAAATTATTTTTACAACGGCTATGCACGGTTATTTTTCCTAAAATAAATTAAGGAAATTACcggctatgtccatttataagtagctcattacaaaaattggccaattgataaaatattactaatattagccaaatagctatttgtagcaaaaaaatatcaaatttttgttttgttttgagtgggtgttattagaatagattgggcacaacttaaggagcttgaatctaaGTTTTGGGAtaatttggtgaagttttgaggtggtttgaattgaaaattcgaagtaaaagctgaacatgaaaaaaataatacgtgtatcacactgtgtatcacactgtgtatcacatatgtatcaattgtgtatcacatgtatattcatgtatacctgtgtgtgagatacatgcgtgatacatgtttcGCAGAAGACTTTTTTGAATTCGATTTAATtatgaattttgatacaaaaccagtccaaatcacctccaatcttcctcaaattttgtatattgacttatctttatattttgaatgaatttcaactatgcccattgaaaaagttcctttttttgtttagatttttggaatattgtatagatttttgtatttcatcaccttatttgctaccccGTCCATGaatttcctttccgtcttgtatctaatgttgctaatcacgcttacaaatatggaaggtgatttttgcatgtgattctttgatagaaagaaccctattatttggtttttcaatttttgttggctagttttggtgagtctatgactaatggctagaggttggtaagttgagatttatttgggaTATTTGTGTAAGTTTCCCAATAAATTAAAGAGAAAAGGGCCGAGATCCGTGTTCGATGGGCCTGAAGCCCAGAGTACTGATGAAGCTCCAGTGTCCTCCCTCATGCAAAGAAAGCGTCTGTAGTTTGAATTCTAGTGTTGGCGCGCCTATAAATAGCTAATAGGCCTTCAGTTCAAACTAAGCAGAGTCATTTCAAATCTAAGAGATACAGAACTCACCATGGGTAAACGAATGAGAAGAACCAGAACGCTCTGTTGCTGCGTATCTCCTCGAGTTTCACATCTCACTCCTCACGCTATCTTCTCCtggttctctctctctctctctctctctctctctccaaatTTGTATTGTGTATATCTAGAAAACAGGTAATTCGATTGGAAAAGAATTTTGAAGCGGAAGCTTTTGTGATTTTTATATCAGTTTAGTGCACTAAGTTATGTGAATTCAAAAGCGAAACGAATTGAATTTTGTGCTTAAGTTCAGCTGCTTCGCTTATACTGATGCCTGTAATGCGGCAACTGTCAAATTCTTATTGATTGAGATTTTGCAGTTCAATACTCTCTGGTCGAAATATTTGAGCGAGAAGCAATTTATCTTTGAATATTAGTTAAAATTTGATAGCCGAAATTTCTCCTGTAGTCGAATCTATTGCTTCTGTGAGAAGGCAATGCGATACTGTATTACTCCAATAGATTTCTCTTAGCTCCAGCGCATATTTTATTGTATCTAGAAGATAAGTAATCCGATCGGTAAAAACAGTTGAATAGATGCTTTGTACTTTCTCAATCAATTTGATGCTCTATGATTATATGAATTTGAACCCGGACCAAATTGAATTTTGAGCTAAAATTCAGCTGCTCTGCTTATTTCGATGTGTGTTATGACGCAACTGTTGAATGCGTATTATTGATCGAACAGTTCAGTGCTCTCTCTGAGTTGGAAATCAATTCATTTATTAATATTAGCTACATTTTGATAACTGATATATTACGCCTGCAATCGAATATATTGTTTCTGTAAGAAGGCGATTCGATCTCTCTGACGCTGCATATTTCTACAGTATGATATACTGCTATTAAAATCATCATCATTAGACTCTTTCTGTTGCGGCGTATTTCTATTTTATGTATCTAGAAGATAAGAAACGATTGAGAATACATTTGAAATTAAGGTTTTCTGATTTCTCAATCAGTTCAATGCTCTAGGTTCCATGGATTAAATAGCTAAACATGTTAAAATTCTGAGCAAAATTCAGTTGCTCTGCATATTGCGATCCATGTTGTGCTGCAACTGTCAATGCGTACATCTAGGGCTGTCAAATTTGGCCCAAGCCCAAATGACCCGCCCAACCCGCCCAAGGTTGAGTTGGTTATTGACCCGCCCATTTATTGAACTTAACCCATCttgacccaacccatctcaacTCATTTAAAGTTCGGCTAATTTTTAGCCCAAATTAATCCACGAGTAAGTTTGTCAAAATATCttagaaataattttattttttgtttaatattttaaatatgaccataacaaaagcaaaaaaactttatttagtaattatacaatttataagaaaataacacatattaattaaagtTTAATAAGAGTTGGGCGGGTTGGGTTATGACCCGAATTTTAACCCATCTTGACCCAACCCATCTTAGCCCAAG
Proteins encoded in this window:
- the LOC104224707 gene encoding putative B3 domain-containing protein At3g49610 — translated: MTRIKLFGKEIEVEEKPKTIKLFGTRIYPCNVKHEQEQEQEAALQENLPPTNMCQAIRLAGGSRLVYIGRKKAEDSDINPDLSRLLIPGTFDKELLKNLSEEERIKLENDDKNKSFEVKVMDQDGNFHKMKFTRWQSLKRFVLNKGWNNLVEANNLQKGDTVDLWHFRIDLKLCFAINIIKN